The following are from one region of the Hydrogenophaga sp. BPS33 genome:
- the rplT gene encoding 50S ribosomal protein L20: protein MPRVKRGVTARARHKKVLALAKGFRGRRGNVFRIAKQAVMKAGQYAYRDRRTKKRVFRQLWIARINAGARACGLTYSQFANGLKKAQIEIDRKVLADLAVNDPAAFGSIVEQVKAKLAA, encoded by the coding sequence ATGCCTCGCGTCAAACGTGGTGTAACGGCTCGCGCCCGACACAAAAAAGTACTGGCTCTGGCCAAAGGTTTCCGCGGCCGCCGCGGCAACGTCTTCCGCATCGCCAAGCAAGCGGTGATGAAGGCCGGGCAATATGCCTACCGTGACCGCCGCACCAAGAAGCGCGTCTTCCGCCAGTTGTGGATTGCCCGTATCAACGCCGGTGCCCGCGCATGCGGCCTGACGTACAGCCAATTCGCCAACGGCTTGAAGAAGGCTCAGATCGAAATCGACCGCAAGGTCCTGGCCGATCTGGCGGTGAACGATCCCGCTGCCTTTGGCAGCATCGTGGAGCAGGTCAAAGCCAAGCTGGCCGCTTGA
- the infC gene encoding translation initiation factor IF-3 → MATNFRDRRQREERAHRLNREIMAPEVRLNGPENEPLGIVSLQEALRMAGELDVDLVEIAATAVPPVCRLMDYGKFKYQEQKKAAEAKAKQTVIEIKEVKFRPGTDDGDYNIKMRNIRRFLDDGDKCKITLRFRGREITHQDLGLALLNRIRDELADSIVVEQFPKLEGRQMIMMIAPGRKKASGGVAKPAEAASQPVT, encoded by the coding sequence ATAGCTACCAACTTTCGCGACCGCCGCCAACGTGAAGAGCGCGCACACAGACTGAATCGGGAAATCATGGCTCCTGAGGTTCGCCTCAACGGACCTGAAAACGAGCCCCTGGGCATCGTCAGTCTGCAAGAAGCGCTGCGCATGGCCGGCGAACTGGACGTGGACCTGGTCGAAATCGCGGCCACGGCCGTGCCTCCCGTGTGTCGCTTGATGGACTACGGAAAGTTCAAGTACCAGGAGCAGAAGAAGGCGGCGGAAGCCAAGGCCAAGCAAACGGTCATCGAAATCAAGGAGGTCAAATTCCGACCCGGTACCGATGATGGCGACTACAACATCAAGATGCGGAACATCCGCCGCTTCCTGGACGACGGTGACAAATGCAAGATCACGCTGCGGTTCCGCGGCCGTGAGATCACCCACCAGGACCTCGGATTGGCTCTGTTGAACCGCATCCGCGACGAGTTGGCGGATTCCATTGTGGTGGAGCAGTTTCCCAAGCTGGAAGGGCGTCAGATGATCATGATGATCGCGCCTGGACGAAAGAAGGCTTCAGGTGGTGTGGCCAAACCTGCCGAAGCGGCAAGTCAGCCGGTGACCTGA
- the rpmI gene encoding 50S ribosomal protein L35 — MPKMKTKSSAKKRFRVRPGGTVKRGQAFKRHILTKKTTKNKRHLRGAVTVHETNMGHMAQMLPGTGI; from the coding sequence ATGCCCAAAATGAAGACCAAGAGCAGCGCGAAGAAACGTTTTCGCGTTCGTCCCGGTGGTACCGTCAAGCGCGGCCAAGCCTTCAAGCGTCACATCCTGACCAAGAAGACCACCAAGAACAAGCGCCACCTGCGTGGAGCAGTCACCGTGCATGAGACCAACATGGGTCACATGGCACAGATGCTGCCCGGCACGGGCATTTGA
- the thrS gene encoding threonine--tRNA ligase, which translates to MLHITLPDGSQREYPGPVTVAEVAASIGSGLAKAALAGKIGDKVVDTSHLITQDSPLSIVTAKDPDGLEVIRHSTAHLLAYAVKELFPDAQVTIGPVIENGFFYDFSYKRPFTPEDLVAIEKRMAQLAAKDEPVVRRVLPRDEAVAYFKGQGEHYKAEIIASIPSNEDVSLYREGTFEDLCRGPHVPSTGKLKHFKLMKVAGAYWRGDHRNEMLQRIYGTAWASKEELQQYLTMLEEAEKRDHRKLGRELDLFHIDEHSPGTVFWHPKGWTVWQEVEQYMRRVYRENGYQEVKGPQILDQSLWEKTGHWDKYRENMFVTESEKRDYALKPMNCPGHILIFKQGIKSYRDLPLRYGEFGQCHRNEPSGGLHGIMRVRGFTQDDGHIFCTEDQIQAEVVAFTALLKKVYKDFGFNDIIYKLSTRPEKRIGSEESWDRAENALAEGLRASGCEFEYLPGEGAFYGPKVEYTLKDALGRPWQCGTIQVDPNLPERLDAEYVGEDGARHRPIVLHRAIVGSLERFIGILIEQHAGALPTWLSPVQVAVLNITDGQADYCREIAKTLQNQGLRVISDLRNEKITYKIREHALQKLPFIVVVGDKEREAGAVAVRARGNKDLGVMPLEAFSKLIAADVSSKV; encoded by the coding sequence ATGTTGCACATCACGCTCCCCGACGGATCTCAACGCGAATATCCCGGACCGGTCACCGTGGCCGAAGTCGCGGCCTCTATCGGTTCTGGCCTGGCCAAGGCCGCGCTGGCCGGCAAGATTGGCGACAAAGTGGTGGATACCAGCCATCTCATCACGCAGGACAGCCCGCTGTCCATCGTCACAGCCAAGGATCCGGACGGGCTGGAGGTGATCCGCCATTCCACCGCGCACTTGCTGGCCTACGCCGTCAAGGAATTGTTCCCGGACGCCCAGGTGACCATCGGCCCGGTGATCGAGAACGGCTTTTTCTACGACTTCTCCTACAAGCGCCCCTTCACGCCGGAGGATCTTGTCGCCATTGAAAAGCGCATGGCGCAATTGGCGGCCAAGGACGAACCGGTGGTGCGCCGCGTGCTGCCGCGCGACGAGGCCGTGGCGTATTTCAAGGGGCAGGGCGAGCACTACAAGGCTGAGATCATTGCCAGCATTCCCAGCAACGAAGACGTGTCGCTGTATCGCGAAGGCACTTTCGAAGACCTGTGCCGTGGCCCGCACGTGCCCAGCACCGGCAAGCTCAAGCACTTCAAACTCATGAAGGTGGCTGGGGCGTATTGGCGCGGCGACCACCGCAACGAGATGCTGCAACGCATCTACGGCACGGCCTGGGCGAGCAAGGAGGAACTGCAGCAGTACCTCACCATGTTGGAGGAGGCTGAGAAGCGGGACCACCGCAAACTCGGCCGCGAGCTCGACCTGTTCCATATCGACGAGCATTCGCCCGGCACCGTGTTCTGGCATCCCAAGGGCTGGACCGTGTGGCAGGAGGTGGAGCAGTACATGCGCCGCGTGTACCGCGAGAACGGTTATCAGGAGGTCAAAGGCCCGCAGATCCTCGATCAAAGCCTATGGGAGAAAACCGGCCACTGGGACAAGTACCGCGAGAACATGTTTGTGACGGAATCGGAAAAGCGCGACTACGCGCTCAAGCCGATGAACTGTCCCGGGCACATCCTGATCTTCAAACAAGGGATCAAGAGCTACCGCGATCTCCCGCTGCGTTATGGGGAGTTCGGTCAGTGCCACCGCAACGAGCCATCGGGCGGCCTGCACGGCATCATGCGCGTGCGCGGCTTTACGCAGGACGACGGCCACATCTTCTGTACCGAAGACCAGATCCAGGCGGAAGTGGTGGCATTTACGGCACTGCTGAAAAAGGTCTACAAGGACTTCGGTTTCAACGACATCATCTACAAGCTGTCCACGCGGCCGGAGAAGCGCATCGGCTCTGAAGAGAGCTGGGACCGCGCGGAAAACGCGTTGGCCGAAGGCTTGCGTGCTTCCGGCTGTGAGTTCGAGTATCTGCCGGGCGAGGGCGCGTTCTATGGGCCAAAGGTTGAATACACGCTCAAGGATGCTTTGGGGCGGCCGTGGCAATGCGGAACGATCCAGGTCGACCCCAACTTGCCCGAGCGCCTGGACGCGGAATATGTGGGCGAGGACGGTGCGCGCCACCGCCCCATCGTTCTGCACCGCGCCATTGTGGGCAGTCTGGAGCGCTTCATCGGCATCTTGATCGAACAGCATGCCGGCGCTTTGCCGACCTGGCTGTCTCCGGTGCAGGTTGCGGTGCTCAACATCACCGATGGGCAAGCTGATTACTGTCGTGAAATCGCGAAAACTCTGCAGAATCAAGGGCTTAGGGTTATCTCAGATCTGCGCAACGAAAAAATTACGTATAAAATACGGGAGCACGCGTTGCAAAAGCTGCCTTTTATCGTTGTCGTGGGCGACAAGGAAAGAGAAGCTGGCGCCGTGGCTGTGCGGGCTCGAGGGAACAAAGACCTCGGTGTCATGCCGCTGGAAGCCTTTTCCAAACTCATTGCGGCAGACGTTTCATCCAAAGTTTGA
- a CDS encoding isochorismatase family protein: MSELAKSLGSEDADFFKARGFGGRLSFGRKPALLVIDLSKGFTDPVQPLGSDLSGQIAATNVLIRAARTQRVPVIFSAVRYEGRNLRDAGLWYQKMRGQSTLHIDGDGHELDPRLLREEGDEVLYKKYASCFFGSDLTSRLVNEGIDTLIITGTSTSGCVRATVVDAVQLGFRPMVVAEGVGDRSHASHQQSLFDIDTKYGDVVGLSEAQAYLTALPAT, encoded by the coding sequence GTGAGCGAACTGGCGAAAAGTTTGGGTTCAGAGGATGCCGACTTCTTCAAGGCCCGGGGGTTTGGCGGACGATTGAGTTTTGGTCGCAAGCCGGCCCTCCTGGTGATCGATCTCAGCAAGGGATTCACCGACCCCGTTCAGCCATTGGGGTCCGATCTGTCGGGCCAGATCGCGGCCACCAATGTGCTGATCCGCGCGGCCCGAACCCAGCGGGTTCCCGTGATCTTCAGTGCCGTGCGGTACGAAGGCAGGAACCTGCGCGATGCCGGGCTCTGGTACCAGAAGATGCGGGGGCAATCCACCCTGCACATCGACGGCGATGGGCACGAGCTGGACCCCAGGCTGCTGCGCGAGGAGGGTGACGAAGTGCTGTACAAGAAGTACGCCTCCTGCTTCTTCGGCTCCGATCTGACATCGCGTCTGGTCAACGAAGGCATCGACACCTTGATCATCACAGGCACGTCCACGAGTGGATGCGTTCGGGCCACGGTGGTCGACGCCGTGCAGTTGGGGTTTCGGCCCATGGTCGTCGCCGAGGGCGTCGGAGACCGCTCGCATGCGTCGCACCAGCAAAGCCTTTTCGACATCGATACCAAATACGGCGACGTCGTGGGCTTGTCCGAAGCCCAGGCGTATCTGACCGCGCTGCCTGCCACGTAG
- the pheS gene encoding phenylalanine--tRNA ligase subunit alpha, which produces MNELDALVDSARNDFAQANTPADLENAKAQYLGKSGRITELMKGLGALTVVEKKSRGAAINQSKQAIELALTERRQALADAELQAQLKAEALDVTLPGRRHGQGGLHPVSLTLERIEAIFGSMGFEVADGPEIESDWFNFTALNTPEDHPARSMHDTFYVEGGSEKAPNLLRTHTSPMQIRHAVQHVKRHRADLDAGHSMPEIRVIAPGRTYRVDSDATHSPMFHQCEGLWIGENVSFKDLKYVFTDFCRTFFESDDLVLRFRPSFFPFTEPSAEIDIQFQQGPLAGRWLEVAGSGQVHPNVVRNMGLDPERYIGFAFGMGPDRLTMLRYGVNDLRLFFDGDIRFLAQFR; this is translated from the coding sequence ATGAACGAGTTGGACGCACTGGTCGATAGTGCCCGCAACGATTTTGCACAGGCCAACACGCCGGCCGATCTGGAGAATGCCAAGGCTCAGTATCTCGGAAAATCGGGGCGTATCACCGAGCTGATGAAGGGGCTGGGTGCGCTGACCGTGGTCGAGAAGAAGTCCCGCGGCGCGGCCATCAACCAGTCAAAACAGGCCATCGAACTTGCGCTGACCGAGCGCCGGCAGGCCTTGGCCGATGCGGAGTTGCAAGCGCAACTGAAGGCGGAGGCGCTGGATGTCACGTTGCCGGGCCGCCGGCACGGCCAGGGAGGCCTGCATCCCGTGAGCCTCACCTTGGAGCGCATCGAGGCCATTTTTGGCTCCATGGGGTTTGAGGTGGCGGATGGTCCCGAGATCGAATCGGACTGGTTCAACTTCACTGCGCTCAATACGCCAGAAGACCATCCGGCGCGTTCCATGCACGACACCTTCTATGTGGAAGGCGGGAGTGAGAAGGCGCCGAACCTGCTGCGCACCCATACCAGCCCGATGCAGATCCGTCATGCCGTGCAGCACGTCAAGCGCCACCGCGCCGATCTCGATGCGGGGCACTCCATGCCGGAGATTCGCGTGATCGCGCCGGGCCGCACCTACCGCGTGGACAGCGATGCGACGCATTCTCCGATGTTTCACCAGTGCGAGGGGCTTTGGATTGGCGAGAACGTCAGCTTCAAGGACCTGAAATACGTCTTCACCGATTTCTGCCGGACATTCTTCGAATCGGATGATCTGGTGCTGCGGTTCCGTCCCAGCTTCTTTCCCTTCACCGAGCCCAGCGCAGAAATCGACATTCAGTTCCAGCAAGGTCCTTTGGCAGGCCGCTGGTTGGAGGTGGCGGGTTCTGGTCAGGTGCATCCGAATGTGGTTCGAAACATGGGACTGGATCCGGAGCGCTACATCGGTTTCGCCTTTGGCATGGGTCCTGACCGGTTGACCATGCTGCGCTATGGCGTCAACGACCTGCGATTGTTCTTCGACGGTGACATCCGTTTTCTCGCCCAGTTCCGCTGA
- a CDS encoding LysR family transcriptional regulator — MNLRQLRYFAAAVEHRSVTRAAERLHVAQPALGQHIRALEAELGVPLLDRHSRGVTATAAGEALYTRSLEIFDLIARTQREVVALGGGVARTITLGLTPSLTLLIGTDLQLAFVEKAPHWQLRIWEEPSFKLVAAVENGELDLALAYDVAPRPALKLRPVLEEELLFTCRPDLAPEGPTVELAYILERQLALGTSQDIGRRALARAAGMAPEALKVRYELQSVTGIRDMLLRGSAASVLPYGSIAQEIRAGRLAGLRIQGGVLFSTLYTVTRNRSQSRASDEANLSDWLLDGAISRTAASQPGLTRALPSVHDGLGTTPSHVASMGR; from the coding sequence ATGAATCTACGGCAACTTCGGTACTTTGCTGCGGCGGTCGAGCACCGCAGCGTCACGCGTGCGGCAGAGCGCCTGCACGTTGCCCAGCCGGCCCTGGGGCAGCATATCCGGGCATTGGAGGCCGAGCTGGGCGTGCCCTTGCTGGATCGGCATTCGCGCGGCGTCACCGCCACCGCGGCCGGAGAGGCCTTGTACACCCGCAGCCTGGAGATCTTCGACCTGATCGCCCGCACGCAGCGGGAAGTTGTGGCGCTGGGAGGCGGCGTGGCCCGCACCATCACCTTGGGGCTCACGCCCAGCCTCACCCTGCTGATCGGCACCGATCTCCAGTTGGCCTTTGTCGAGAAAGCGCCGCACTGGCAATTGCGCATCTGGGAGGAGCCCAGCTTCAAACTGGTGGCGGCTGTTGAGAATGGCGAACTCGACCTGGCGCTTGCCTACGACGTGGCACCGCGACCGGCACTGAAGTTGCGGCCGGTCCTCGAAGAAGAGTTGCTGTTTACCTGCCGGCCCGACCTTGCGCCCGAAGGTCCTACGGTCGAACTAGCCTACATCCTTGAGCGCCAGCTCGCGCTGGGCACATCCCAGGACATCGGGCGAAGAGCGCTGGCGCGCGCAGCGGGAATGGCACCCGAGGCGCTCAAGGTGCGCTATGAACTGCAGTCTGTGACCGGGATCCGCGACATGCTGCTCAGAGGCAGCGCGGCCAGCGTGCTTCCTTATGGGAGCATTGCGCAAGAAATCAGGGCAGGACGCTTGGCCGGCTTGCGCATCCAGGGCGGTGTGCTGTTCAGTACGCTCTACACCGTCACCCGGAATCGGTCTCAGTCCCGTGCGAGCGACGAGGCGAATCTTTCGGACTGGCTGCTCGACGGCGCCATTTCCAGAACAGCGGCCAGTCAGCCTGGTTTGACGAGGGCCTTGCCTTCAGTGCATGACGGCTTGGGCACGACGCCGTCGCACGTCGCCTCGATGGGACGATGA